A genome region from Macrobrachium rosenbergii isolate ZJJX-2024 chromosome 42, ASM4041242v1, whole genome shotgun sequence includes the following:
- the sqh gene encoding myosin regulatory light chain sqh isoform X1 has protein sequence MLRTRPLDLANMSSRKAGKKTVKKRAQRATSNVFAMFDQAQIQEFKEAFNMIDQNRDGFIDKDDLHDMLASLGKNPTDEYLEGMMNEAPGPINFTMFLTLFGDRLQGTDPEDVIRNAFGCFDENNQGFINEELLRELLVSMGDRFTDEEVDEMYREAPIKNTMFDYVEFTRILKHGAKDLEDQ, from the exons ATGCTTAGAACTCGACCCCTTGACCTGG cAAACATGTCTTCCCGTAAGGCCGGTAAGAAGACCGTCAAGAAGCGTGCCCAGCGCGCCACCAGCAATGTCTTCGCCATGTTCGACCAGGCTCAGATCCAGGAGTTCAAGGAAGCCTTCAACATGATTGATCAGAATCGTGACGGATTCATTGACAAGGATGATCTGCATGACATGCTTGCTTCGCTAG GTAAGAACCCTACCGACGAGTACTTGGAAGGGATGATGAACGAGGCACCTGGACCCATCAACTTCACCATGTTCCTGACGTTGTTTGGTGATCGTCTTCAG GGCACTGATCCAGAGGATGTTATCAGAAATGCCTTTGGATGTTTCGACGAGAATAACCAAGGCTTCATTAATGAGGAGTTGCTGAGAGAATTGTTGGTATCAATGGGTGATCGCTTCACTGACGAAGAA GTTGACGAAATGTACCGAGAAGCTCCCATAAAGAACACCATGTTTGATTACGTCGAGTTCACTCGCATCTTGAAGCACGGTGCTAAGGACCTGGAAGACCAGTGA
- the sqh gene encoding myosin regulatory light chain sqh isoform X2 encodes MSSRKAGKKTVKKRAQRATSNVFAMFDQAQIQEFKEAFNMIDQNRDGFIDKDDLHDMLASLGKNPTDEYLEGMMNEAPGPINFTMFLTLFGDRLQGTDPEDVIRNAFGCFDENNQGFINEELLRELLVSMGDRFTDEEVDEMYREAPIKNTMFDYVEFTRILKHGAKDLEDQ; translated from the exons ATGTCTTCCCGTAAGGCCGGTAAGAAGACCGTCAAGAAGCGTGCCCAGCGCGCCACCAGCAATGTCTTCGCCATGTTCGACCAGGCTCAGATCCAGGAGTTCAAGGAAGCCTTCAACATGATTGATCAGAATCGTGACGGATTCATTGACAAGGATGATCTGCATGACATGCTTGCTTCGCTAG GTAAGAACCCTACCGACGAGTACTTGGAAGGGATGATGAACGAGGCACCTGGACCCATCAACTTCACCATGTTCCTGACGTTGTTTGGTGATCGTCTTCAG GGCACTGATCCAGAGGATGTTATCAGAAATGCCTTTGGATGTTTCGACGAGAATAACCAAGGCTTCATTAATGAGGAGTTGCTGAGAGAATTGTTGGTATCAATGGGTGATCGCTTCACTGACGAAGAA GTTGACGAAATGTACCGAGAAGCTCCCATAAAGAACACCATGTTTGATTACGTCGAGTTCACTCGCATCTTGAAGCACGGTGCTAAGGACCTGGAAGACCAGTGA